One stretch of Actinacidiphila sp. DG2A-62 DNA includes these proteins:
- the tatA gene encoding Sec-independent protein translocase subunit TatA — MLRNGLEPWHLIVVAIVVIVLFGSKKLPDAARGLGKSMRILKSEAKAMKTDDATPASSAPTATPTPTPEAITPSDVVTANEAAEQPAASTTK, encoded by the coding sequence ATGTTGCGAAACGGGCTGGAGCCGTGGCACCTGATCGTGGTGGCGATCGTCGTCATCGTGCTGTTCGGTTCGAAGAAGCTGCCGGACGCCGCGCGCGGGCTGGGCAAGTCCATGCGCATCCTGAAGTCCGAGGCCAAGGCGATGAAGACGGACGACGCGACGCCCGCGAGCAGCGCGCCGACCGCCACGCCGACCCCGACGCCCGAGGCCATCACCCCCAGCGACGTGGTGACCGCGAACGAGGCCGCCGAGCAGCCGGCCGCCAGCACCACGAAGTAG
- a CDS encoding GtrA family protein, translated as MEVEEAVADDGVGDCEPASGHADGPADAPADEAVGEPAGEPAQHGIIGAFVRFVVFGGGVSVLSSGVLLLTAGWAPFALANAVVTVASTLLATELHHRFTFGAAGKGGWRGAGLAGWRIHAKSALTLAVAYLMTTAAVLVLDAADPHTGPLLTQAVYLGASGLAGTGRFLVLRLVVFARRPARRAGSRLDRGSIAVAA; from the coding sequence ATGGAGGTCGAGGAGGCGGTGGCCGACGACGGCGTCGGCGACTGCGAGCCCGCGAGCGGCCACGCTGACGGACCGGCGGACGCGCCCGCCGACGAAGCCGTGGGCGAGCCCGCCGGCGAGCCCGCGCAGCACGGGATCATCGGGGCGTTCGTCCGCTTCGTGGTGTTCGGCGGCGGCGTCAGCGTGCTCAGCAGCGGTGTGCTGCTGCTCACCGCCGGCTGGGCGCCCTTCGCGCTGGCCAACGCCGTCGTGACCGTCGCCTCCACGCTGCTGGCCACCGAGCTGCACCACCGCTTCACCTTCGGCGCGGCCGGCAAGGGCGGCTGGCGCGGGGCCGGGCTGGCCGGCTGGCGTATCCACGCCAAGTCCGCCCTGACCCTCGCGGTGGCGTATCTCATGACCACGGCCGCGGTGCTGGTGCTCGACGCGGCCGACCCGCACACCGGTCCGCTGCTCACCCAGGCCGTCTACCTGGGCGCCTCGGGACTGGCCGGAACCGGCCGCTTCCTGGTGCTGCGCCTGGTCGTCTTCGCCCGCCGCCCGGCCCGCCGGGCCGGCTCCCGGCTGGACCGCGGCAGCATCGCCGTCGCCGCGTGA